The following DNA comes from Candidatus Aegiribacteria sp..
AGCTACAGAACACTTCTATCCCGCCTGAAGGAACTGGATCTTTGAAGGGGCCGGGGCTAACATTTAAACATTTTTGTCGAGTGATTACTATTACATTCGAATTTTGACACGAATAGAAGGGCATGACTGGCAATAGAGAATCAGTTGAAGGGGCCGGGGCTAACATTTAAACATTTTTGTCGAGTAATTACTATTACATTCGAATTTTGACACGAATAGAAGGGCATGACTGGCAATAGAGAATCAGAAAATGTTTAAGCCCCGGCCCCCAAAGCCGGCCCCCAAAGCCGGCCCCCCAAGGCGGCCCCCAAAGGAAGGAGATTTATTTGACCGGGATCAGGAAAATGGAGGATATGACACCCTCCGATTACAGTTTAATCGGACTTCGCAGCGGGCTGGAGATACATCAGCAGCTTGATACGAAAAAAAAACTATTCTGCCGATGTCCTGTGCTTCCATATTCGCAATCATTCGATGCGGAGATACTGCGTCATATGAGACCGACTCTCTCAGAACTTGGTGAATATGACGGTACAGCACTTATGGAATTCAAGACGAAAAAGGAAATTATATATCAGATAAGCAAGGATACTGTCTGCACTTATGAGATGGACGATACTCCTCCTTTCGAATTGAATCGTCAGGCGCTCGATATAGCTCTTGAAATCACGATGCTCCTCAACTGTAAACTCATCAGTGAACTTCATATTCAGAGAAAACAGTACCTTGATGGCTCGATACCTGCAGGATTCCAGAGAACTACTATTCTGGGTGTGGACGGATGGATTCCATACGGTAACAGACGTATAGGTATAATTCAGCTTGGGCTCGAAGAAGATGCATGCCGTGAGGTGAGCGATACAGGACATGATCGTGTTTACCTGACTGACAGGCTGGGTATCCCGCTCATTGAGACGGTTACTGCTCCGGAGATGGTAACGCCTTATGAAGTTGCCGAGGTTGCGGTGATACTCAGTAATCTTGCCAGGGCTTCGAGAAAGGTTCGTCGCGGGATAGGAGCTGCAAGGCAGGATGTAAACGTATCCGTCAAGGGAGGTCAACGCGTTGAGATAAAAGGTGTTTCGAGAATCCCGACTATTCCTCTCCTCGTTCACAATGAAGCTTTCCGTCAGGTCATGCTTCTTTCAATTAAGAGCGAACTGAAAAAGAGAGAGATAACCGATTCGTCTTTCGAATCATCTTCATTTGATATGACGGAATCACTTGCAGGTACACAATATAAACCAGCTGCACAGGCACTTTCGAAAGGGCTTCAACTTCACGCTGTGGTTCTTCGGGGTTACAGAGGAAT
Coding sequences within:
- the gatE gene encoding Glu-tRNA(Gln) amidotransferase subunit GatE; the encoded protein is MTGIRKMEDMTPSDYSLIGLRSGLEIHQQLDTKKKLFCRCPVLPYSQSFDAEILRHMRPTLSELGEYDGTALMEFKTKKEIIYQISKDTVCTYEMDDTPPFELNRQALDIALEITMLLNCKLISELHIQRKQYLDGSIPAGFQRTTILGVDGWIPYGNRRIGIIQLGLEEDACREVSDTGHDRVYLTDRLGIPLIETVTAPEMVTPYEVAEVAVILSNLARASRKVRRGIGAARQDVNVSVKGGQRVEIKGVSRIPTIPLLVHNEAFRQVMLLSIKSELKKREITDSSFESSSFDMTESLAGTQYKPAAQALSKGLQLHAVVLRGYRGILSTVTQPGQTFASEISDRVRVIACLDRLPNITHSDSEGENFSTSEWEKIMKSTGAFKDDSVLVIWGNGQDISTALSEITIRAREAIDGVCNETRQAHPDGTNGFERILPGPNRMYPDTDLPPLAISVDHMERIYSALPERPWERAERYTDAGVPEESARQMSISIMRDLFDRAVKETSYSSGVLSHFFLSTLSHLKKRGKAADLSDDILISSLSEAGRRSFPIDAVAHILEDTRGSGFKDISLAADEIEMPDRNALGKAVEQILSCIESSGIEQKILNRYIVGRIRLKFNGLINGKEVSEIVHRVLLTRNIS